Within Vicia villosa cultivar HV-30 ecotype Madison, WI linkage group LG1, Vvil1.0, whole genome shotgun sequence, the genomic segment TAATTATCGGAGTGGTAAAAGTCTACGTGTGCTATTTGTTGTCAGGGTAGTAATGATAATGGAAGCTATTTGCTGTGATATTAATTGACacagtatataaaaaaaaaagcattgtAGCTTTCATTAAATATATTGGTTTGGAGCatgatttaaatttcaaattaatatTACCGCTAAAAAAAATTTACCGTTGCAtttcatatttaatattttttacaatttttaatttgttataaaaaaattagtttgagGATAAATAAGTGATCAACCATTTCAATCTATCACAATTTTTCATCTATATTTATTCTAAagttaaatcatttctttcatttttttttatctttttcttctaCACATTTTATTTGCCAATGAACCCCAACCACCCCAATTCTTGGTCCAATTTCATGCAAAATTGTAGCATTCCATCATTTATCCCAAATCAACAAAATGCATTCAATAATCCAAACCCACATCATAACtcaaattttcaaaatcctaCTTTTATCCCAAATCAACAAAATAATCCACACTTTGGAAATTACCCATATTATTATCAACACTTTCCACCTCAATCAACTAGTCCCACAATGCTTCACGGAGTTCAAATGGATAATAGTGATGTGGAAGTAAATGATCAAGAGCCCAAAATACCACAATTTTGCACTTAAGCTCAAGATGGGTTGGAAACAATAAACCTTGGTGAAGAAGTCAAAACTACATCGGTTATGAATATGTCGAAAATAAGATTTCAACCAAAGGAAGATGAACTTCTCATTCAATCATGGCTCAACATTTCAAGGAATCCAATTGTTGGGATTGATCAAAAGGGAGATAGTTTCTGGAAGAGGATTGGTGAAGCTTATAACAACCACCGCCACAAGAATTTTCTAGAGAGGAATCTGTTGGCACTAAAAGGTCGATGGCATAAAAAAATTAATCCTTCTGTATAAAATATAATGTAAATACGAGAATATGGTTTCATTGCATTATTTCAATTatacattttatatattaatataaaatataaatttgaaatataatGTAAATTTTGTGGGACCCATGTTAGAGTTTTAGATGAGTAGTATGGATATTTAGAAAATATAGTTAGGTGGTTTAAATAGTTGAGAAGTTTGAAGTATTATAGGAGTATTATATTAGATGAGACCCACTTATACCACCAACATGAGTAGTATAGATGTGGGTGCTCTAAAAAGCAGCTAATGGCAAAGAGTAAACAAATGTACCTTTGAAAATAGTCGTTGAAAAGCAGCTTTTGCGCAGACCTTCAGTAAGTAAGTGCGAGTAGGGACTTCTACATCAGTAGGAATGGACATCAAGTTCATTCAAGTTGATAAAGAACTGTATAGTGGGCAGAGTTTTACGAAAATGTTAAACATCGATTTTGCAGCAATTGTCATTTAATATAAACAAAGTTTTGGAAATGAGCATGGTATTGAAGACGTAATTTTTGTTATTAAAGGTAACCACCATTATGAAAAAACACTTACAATGGGATTGAAGCTTGAGTAAGTGCGTAATTGTCGGCAAAGTGTTGGTTACAAACAatttcttttctcttaatggTTGGAGAGTTGTTGGCAATGTTTGGAGTTTGCTCAAAGGAGTTACAAGTGGTAGGGTTAATGTTCATTGCAAGTAGTATATGATTAGTAAAAGGGATATTGAAATTAAGTATCTGATTAGATGATTTCTGTTTGAAGAAGTTGTTATATTGTATGGAAATGGTGTAAGAATTATTTTTGTTTGAAGAAATTGTTGTCGTATTTTTGAAATTCAGTTATGATACAACTTTTGAATATAATATGGAAATGATTCAGCAACAAAAATCTCGGtttgaataatttttattaatttgctATGTCGGTGCAGATTAGAAAAGTCGCAACAATATTATAAAAAACCTCAGTGCAATAGATAGGACATCATTTTATGTAACTATCATGTTATTGTAAATTTCAACAAAAGGAACTTAAGTTTGCATAAGACCTCAACATAGTTTGACAGAGCAAAGAGCAATTTGAAAAATACATGTGGTGATTGGAAGGGGATCGTTGTTAAAGCAGTTGCATTCAAAGGGGTTGCCAGTTGATTTGTTTTACTTGTTATAGGTTGAACAATGTTCATAGTACCACCCAAATCTATTTTCCTTGAACCTGCTAGTCATTCCAATTGTATTACATAATGCTTCATATTAAAACAACAATGATAAATGATCTAAAAGTTAGTATCATTCAATCTAGATAATAGACAGTGGTATAAAATAAAGATAGAACTAACAgtgatataaaataaatatagaacTGACAAGATGAAGAGAATTTATCTCCCCAATGAAAAAAGATTTGTCTTCAAATGTCCCTTGTGAACCCGATGGCTGTGAAAGTATTTGTGAAACGACTGGGGATGAAATTGCTTCTCCTAATCTGAAAGGGAAATAAGGTTAACAAAGGCAGCAAAACTATCATGTTATAAAAAATAGTTATAATAAATTTGAAAACttgtttaaaaaatagaaaacataGGAAGTAGGATATCAAAACCTTAATATTTTGTATAATAGCTTCAGCACATTGTTGTCCATTCCATTCTTTTACGATCCATAGATCCACTACACGAATAGCAATTTTTCATACATTTTGACCAGGCTTTAAGTCACAAATCAGAATTGATGGTCTTGAcatgattttcctttgaactgAAATATTCTACAAGTAATGAAACAATGAATATGGGGACTAATGAAACATGGACATGTCATGCTGTAAAAGTCTGAAAGCAATAAATAGAAATAGATTCTGAAGAGTAAAATAAAATACAGAAaaaaccaaaaccatttcaaataCGTAAGTGTAAAACATAAGTGGATTTTGAAGagtaaaaaaagaaatttagaaaataaaaccaGAAACAGAAATCAATTTTGAAGAGAAAAAAAGCACAAAATAAAACACTCACAAATACAAACAACAATCCATTCGAAACATTATAGAGCACACCATTTTAACAAagtaatacttttcaaaacaaaggagaggAAGCTGAAACAAAACATTGATTACAAGGTTTTGTGAAAAAAGTAAGAACTAAGAAAATGAACATTCAATAAAGTGatcaatgaaaaataaaaatgtcgTACCCGATCTAATGAAAAAATGCAGTTGATGAAAATGAGCAAATACATGAAACATACTATATAAATTGGGAATGAATTTCACAAGAAATGAAGAAGAAATAGAGAAGGGGAAATGAGGTGTTGTTGAGCAAAAATACGGACCATACTATCTAAATCATACCTCATATGAAAAGGGAAGACATTGGATCTGAAAGAAGGAAATGAACATGAAGATGCATCTTTCCACCAAAAAACTGGGTCTGAAAAAATTCAGAAGCATATATGTTAACCATACAACACAAAATCGGAAGCAAAACAATATGAACTCATTCAGTAATTGAAAAACAAAATGTATGCAGGCGAGTGTTGTTTTTAACGATGAAGGAGATGAAGCAGAGATAGGAGATGAAGGAGACGAGTCGGGTTGAGAGAAGAGAGAGATTGTAAAGGTTGTAATGAAGGAGATGTGAAGTTGATGTTaagaaggttcaaaggttcaTAAACGCTTTTACCCGGGTAAAAGCAATAGCCAAAAGTTTTGTAATGCTTTTGAAATTTCCTTTGAAATGAACAGCCACTcggaaatatttttaattttgattggtcaatgatattttatttagtcAAATACATTTATGGGCATACTTTAGAGAAGTgtagtgtaaaaaaaattattaaaaagggTAAATTAGGAAATTCATTTGTAGTCTCCAAACTTAGTAAATAGTTGATCAAAATCAATCAATGACTATACCAAATCATGAATAGCAACACATACAATgatttgtaaaataattttatattaataacgtatataaaataaatatgatcaAAATATCAATACTTTTCTCACTTTGCTTACTAATCACTTCACATAAGTCCAAAATAAATTAGTCACTTTTGGCATCCAAATCACTATAAAACTTACAAGTTTTAAAgtggtattttaattttaaattatttattaaatatattttttttatcaaactaCTCCTTATTTGTATAACTCAAGTTAATACAGTATTAATTTACCCTTTATGATTGACAGTTACATTTTTGTAACGTTTATAACACATACCAACTGTTGTAAATGAGAAAAGAAGAAGGTAAGTAGTTAGCTTTAAAGCTTTATCTGGAACTGCTGGTTCTCACACTCTCAAGAACCAATGGCCATGCTTGCTTCCTCTTCACCTACCTTGctcttctctgcaacctccaccAATCTCCTCCCAATTTCACATTCTTCCACCACTTTGcgcctttctttctcttcttcactaCAATCCTCCTCTCTCAAAATCTCCTCAAGCTTTCTATCACATCCTTCTTTAACTTCTAAACGTTTTGCTAACCATGCTACCTTCAGCATCAGTGCCAGTGCTGCAGAGAAGAAGAAGGTGTTAATCGTAAATACCAACAGCGGTGGACATGCCGTGATTGGATTTTACTTTGCGAAAGAGCTTCTTGGTGCTGGACACTCTGTCACCATTCTCACTGTTGGTGATGAAAGCTCAGATAAGATGAAGAAACCTCCTTTTAACAGATTCTCAGTTAATGATCTTTAATCTTATTCTCACATTTTTCTGACAGAATTGTTTCTTTTCAAGCTCAACAATGTTATTTTTGAAAATGTTCAGGAAATCGTGAGTGCCGGAGGCAGTACAGTATGGGGGAGTCCTGCAGATGTAGGGAGTGCTGTAGGAGGGGAAGCATTTGATGTGGTTTTGGACAACAATGGCAAGGATCTTGATGCTTCGAGGTTCGTTATATCAATTCTAGTTATTTTTTGTTCATTGCTTCACTTGTTATCTTGTTACGTCGTGTATAGCACCAACACTTTAGATCAAAGATGTTCGACACTTACACAGCACAAACATAAACTTAGAATTCTGTTGTGTTATTATGTGTTATGCCAATGTTTCATATTGCTAACAGCATAATGCAATACTGTTAGAATTCTGTTAAAGAAACATAAACTTTTCAGACATATGTGGTTGTTATCTCTAAGTCAGACATCTTAATCTCATTCTTTCCTTGTAGGCCGGTGATAGATTGGGCCAAGAGTTCAGGTGCCAAGCAATTCTTGTTCATTAGTAGTGCCGGAATCTACAAACCAACGGATGAACCTCCTCATGTTGAAGGGGTCTGTTAAATATTCATACTATAGCATTTCTAAAACCAGTATTCTGATAACAATTGTTATAATCTGAAGTTTGAAAACCACTTTGGAGCAGGATGCTGTTAAAGCAGATGCTGGTCATGTTGGAGTTGAGAAATACATTGAAGAAACTTTTGACAGTTGGGCAGTATTCAGGCCACAGTATATGTTAGGGTCTGGAAACAACAAAGACTGTGAAGAATGGTTCTTTGACAGTAAGACGAAAATTCTTGAAAAAGCTTTCTTTTAAACCTTCAATCCGTTTAAAGATCTTCTAAAAGAAATGTATATTTTTCATTTGTAGGGATTGTTAGGGACAGACCTGTGCCAATTCCTGGCTCAGGATTGCAACTCACTAACATATCTCATGTTAGAGACTTATCTTCCATGCTAACTCTAGCTGTTGAGAATCCAGATGCTGCAAGCCATAGCATTTTCAACATTGTGAGTGACCGTGCAGTGACTCTAAATGGAATTGCCAAACTATGCGCTCAAGCTGCAGGACGCCCTGTTAACATTGTTCATTATGATCCAAAAGCTATTGGAATTGATGCAAAGAAAGCTTTCCCTTTCCGTAATGTGGTAGTTACTAGTATCCTATCTTCTAATCTACATTATAACATGGGAGCTTTTCAAGATTCAAATATGTAACTCATggtgttattaatattattgctTTGCAACTTATATGAACTATGTATGATGCAGCACTTTTATGCCGAGCCTAGAGCAGCCAAAAGTAAATTGGGATGGAGTTCAACCACAAATCTACCTGAAGACCTGAAAGAACGGTTTGAGGAGTACATAAAGATTGGGAGAGACAAGAAGCCCATAAAATTCGAGCTAGATGATAAGATATTAGAGGCCTTGAAAGTTCCAGTTTCTGTCTGATTCATGTATGTCCATTATGTAAAATGATCAGACAAAATTGTTTGATTTCTTGTTACATGATCTAATTAAATTATGTGTATTAAAGAAAGTTTACTTCTTCCATATCGACATGAACAAGCAATCATCTAATTTGTTTTCGGTTTAATTGGATTTCAATCTGTCCTTGAGCAGCTCAGTTAGGAAATCCAAAATCGTAACTAAAAATCTTATAAATTTAATACATGAGAAACAGTGAGGATTGGATTGAAACAAATGCGAACGTAATCACAAACCAACAGAATGAAATCCAACAAAACCGAAAACAAATTAGATCCACAATCTATGGAGGAAATAGTATCAAGTAAGCTTGGTAGAAGAAAGTATATGAAAGGATGCAAAGATAAGATATCAGGAAATAATGATTTTTCCTTGACAGAATAAAAGCATGTTGACAATGGTTAATAACAGTTTTTATGATAGATGACCAGAATTTCATTGCAACTTATGGTACAACCATCAATCAGGCACAAGTTGTCGCCATAGGCACAAAATCCATCACATTCACACCATTTCACTATGGCTGCAAGAAATCAAAGGTAATAATCTGCTGATGGAATCAATTTCAAACATAAGCATGACCAAGCAATCAAAGGTAATAATCTGCTAATGAAATCAATTTCAAACATAAGCATGACCAAGCAATCAAAGGCTGGCAGCATAAGGCATAAATAATAAAGCCCAAAACTTTCTACTGCTAATATCATTTGCCTGTTTCTTGTCTAGACAGATATATTAAGAGCATATATCtgataaactttaaaaaaaaacgaGTTATGGAATCAGAAATCTAAAATACAACGATTAACACTAACTGCTCAATATGAAACAAGTATGTCTATTGCAAATAATCATTGGCCTATAAATTAATCTGAAGTAGAAATCGAATGCCAGAGTCATTTGAATCTTCTTAAATCTCAAGGCCTTTCAGTTTTGATTCCAATTCATCCTCATCAGAACCTTCTTCAGCCTCTTCATCAATGTCCTCTCCTTCAGGATCATTCTCATCCAAAGGACCCAGCAAATCAGGTGAGTTTTTAAATATATTCTTCAACTCGTCAATTCCTTCTTCAGAAATGAAGTTAGCATTGATATTTAGCAACTTAAATCCAGGTTTCTGCACCACAGCTTCAGCCACCACTTTAGCTCCCGACCATGTGATCAAATTTGTACTAAGATCAACTTCATTTAATTGGCCATGACCTTCTTCCAAAGCCTTGATGATTAAAACTGCACCTTCATCCTTCAATTCATTCTCAGATAAATTTAACTTGGTGAGGAACTGCTTTGAAGATATACAGGCAGCCACAGAAACAGCAGCTTTTGCGGTAATGTCATTTCCAGCCATATCCAAAATTTCCAATGATGGCGCAGATTCCTTCAGAGCATTAGCAAGGGCTTCTGCACCATCATCCTCTAAGTTCAAATAACTGAGGTATATCTCACTAAGACCAACAAACACAGGTATAACCTTACTTAGAGCAAGTCCAGCTTCCACACCAAACATGTTGTCACGCAAATCAAGCTTCTTCAAGTGTGTGCATACGCCAAGCGCTTCAGCAACAGCAACTCCACCTTCAGAGCCTACCCTTGTAGATGAACACCGAAAATCTTCCAAAGCTAGGGAACGTTTCACAACGTCAGCTATTGCAAATGCTCCTTCGTCTCCAGTCATGTTATTATGGAAATGAAGAATCTTAAGCTTCTCAGTGGAAGGAATCAATTCAGCTACTGCTTTGGCAGCTTCCTCTGATATACCATCATTCATCAAATAAAGCTCCTCCAAGTCTTTCTGTGATTTCAGAAGTGACCGAAAAGCTCTAACCCCTTTCTCACCCATGGCATTATTTGACAGATTAAGATATCTCAAAACAGAACCTTCTAGCGCAGAAGAAAATATATTCATCACTTCAATTGCTTCTGCTTCTGGTCTCCCAGCAATAAAATCCGACAGATCCACCTCTTTCAGTTGATCTTTAATTGATATCAAAATAGGTTCAGCAACATGAGCAGCATCCAAACCAAAACTCCTATTACTAAAACATATCTTCGTAAACGAGTTCGGTCCCAACAACGGTTTCAAAAGTTCTGAAGCTTCATCCTTTTCAATAAAAGCTCTCCGCCCCCCAGATATATCAAAAACAGTTTCAACACTAGCATCACCCTTCTCTGATCCCAACTCCCCATCGTCCTTCACTCTCGGCCCTCTTTTCAAAACCTCCAACATAAGCCTACTCGATTCCTTAGCATAAATCTGCACAGCAGAACTCCCATCACCATCCGGctcctcatcaaaatgttgagTCGCAGTCACAAAAGCCGCTTCCTCAATCTCCTTCGCATCCTCCCCAGCCTCTTCCTTACTAAGAAGTCCATATTTCCTAGAGAAAATAGACGGCGTCGTGAGATTCCTAGTCATCCGTTCAACCAACATCAACCTAGTACTCTGGCTAGGCGGCCATAATTTGATCGAAAGCGATCGATGTTGGTACGACGGAACTGAAGAATCCATATCAACAAAATCTACAAAATCAAGTGTGAAAAAACAACATTAACTTCTTTGCACCATAACTAGTTTACAAAACCAAAATGAAAGAACTGCAATATGGCtacataaaaaaatacaatatccACAGCAACAGTTTTATGTttctatccaaatcgttaatATTGAAATCTTTCttaatagggtttagggttttcaaaaaatttacagaTAATTAAACTAACAACAACTATTGCGCTATGGggaaaagaaaaccctaaaacacAGTGGAGcgaaagaagagaaagaacggATCTGGTACCTGATTGAGAATGCGGAGAGAAGAGGAAAATTGAAAACCCTAGTTAAGGATAAGTGTGCAGCAGAGAGAATAAAGAGAAGATTTTTGAAATGATGACGATTAGTTGGAGCCTTTTATGCTGGAGGGGGAAAATggaaattaaattaatgtttttgtttgaaaataaataaaaaaatttggatgTGGGAAAGCGTGCGCGTGGAAAAACTGGAGGGaaattaggggtgggaataggcctggccggcctacaggggcctatagcctagcctacttaaggccaggccaggccaagcctatttgataaaaaggccaggcttgggcttttttaaaagcctatttaataaaataggccaggcctaggctattaaaaaagcttataaagccttgtaggccggcctatattttcatatatattaaagttagtctaaataggttggcctatatatgcaaatatattagaaaaaatgttaaatagattggtctatatatgaatatatattagaaacaaatgctaaataggtcggtctaaatgttcatatatatgcgacctataaAGCTtattaagtaatatgaattaattgaaaacattaataagaaagaggcttttaaataggctttcaggccagtccaggcttttaaaaaggccaggtcaggctgaaaaaacgagcctatagtaggccataggccaggctcaggccttgtaagtttatcgtaggccaggcctaggccttataaagcctagcctagcctagcctattcccacccctaaggGAAATGATTGAAAATGAAGATATGCGATGCGATGGATGGATCgaatctagtttttttttttttaaaaacgccACCGTTGAATTGAAACCTTAAGCGTGGATTATCCGCTTCCTTGATGCTTTATTGTGTGGAGTAAAATGACAATTTAAGCCTTGTTTGTCCGAAATGTTTCTTCATGAATGACGTCATTCAAACCCTAGTTATGATTAAGCGGTTTTATTTGGGCCTATCGTGGGCTTTGAAAACCTTCTATTGTATCATTAGAGAATTCTTTCTGCCACCCTACAATTTATGTCTGACACTCCCATATttttataatgataaaaatattttaattaaaatttattttaaaaatagcgAAACGAAAAATTCGGTAATTCAATTGAAATATttgttatgaataaaaaaattcaagagTGTATTTCAAAAAATTCTGTATgaatttttattggttttttaaaaataaatttgacaTACCGgaatttttgaaaaatcaagtttttcgtTAATTTTTCAgtatttctttaaatatttttcagAAATCAATGCGTTTTTATCGGAAATTTCCAATATTTCTTCGAAAAATCCGAAAATTTTTAAAAGGGCATAAGTAATGGGGTGAGAGGAAGATTTCTCGCACCATTGTATTAGGAGATTTTTACCTGTCACCTAATAGTTGAACGTAACACCTCCACACGAACTATCATTTTACATTATGCCCTTGTCTGatattttttgtctttaaaaagTACCGTTAAATATTGTATTTTTTgacataatattatattttttgagTTTATTTTAGAAATATTGAATACTGCAAATAAATACAAGATTTTTCAAGTTTATTTGAAGAAATatcaaatatttacaaaaatttcGGTAAAAATGTGTTGTTTTCTAATAATTGAATGATTAAATATCGAACTTTTCAAATATTCAGTGCATTAATacctatttttcaaaaaatctggTAACATATACTATGTATCAGAAATATTAAAAAATCTGATACATACCAAAATTTCTAAATATTTGGAAAACCCGGTAGGTAGTGGGATTTAAAATTGTTTCTTtaacttatttatatttttaacaaaacAGTATGACAATATGACAActagtctctctctctctctctctctctctctctctctctctctctctctctctctctctctctctctctctctctctctctctctctctctctctcatttgtAGTAGCTATCACTAAGATTGAATGCATTTTGTTTGGTGCTTATTAAGTAGAGTCGTTGTTCTTCGTTTAGTGTTTGTGATCGTTCATCTGATTTCGCATCAAAAATGTTAATCACCATAAGAGTTAATTGTTTCTATCACTAATCATGATCATTTGTAAGGATTGGCTTAAGAGACATTTTTGTTTTCCGTTATGTTTTATATCGCGATTTCTCTTCATGTATGCCTTTTGATCTACTTTGTTATTTGACTCATTTTTGTCAAGTGAACGAGTATGATGCATTTGTGTCACCATTGGTTTACAATCTCATATATCAAATTTCTTAAGTAATTCTTTTGCATATTTTGTTTGAAGAATGTAAACACCATCAACATtggttaatttgaatttgaaataaaagcttgagttcacccatcatgatCATCTCAAACTCATTATGTATATGCTTAGAAAACTATTGGCAAAGTTTTGCAttagtataattaaatataatttcaactacataaattttaaaaattataagttCACTTTTAGATGATTTTCTAAATAAAGTAGTGTTCGTTTGGCCTTTTGtaaaatgattttccaacatACAATTTCTTAGTCCGTTATACCAAGCTCTTAGAGTTTGCTTAAGAccatacatttattttttaatatttgtatAGTTATATTCGTAAAAGGCCTCGCCTAGGGCGATGCCATTGGATCGTCGTAGAAGAGATGACGATAGAAGGTCGCCCAAAGGGAGGTATCACTTTGCCCTCTAGTCTTCCCTCGCCCCTACCTAGGAAATATGGGATAAGACGTTACTCAGGCAGAGACAGAGTCAATGTCATTTACTGACCCACAAGTCCCTTGGAAATAGGGATTCAATTGCCCACTATTGACTAAGTGAGTGGTGGCTCTTTCCGAGGAAACCATATGTCTTAGAGACCACTATAAAAACCTCTCCCCTCAATGGGAGAGAGACAAATCTCAAGTAATACACATTCTTAACACCCTAAAGAGCACGACCTCACTATTGTCTTAACACACGACCATTGGTGACTGTATGCTTCCTACCCAGCATTACTGGTCATTAGTATGGCCTCTCATCCCACGTGAGAAGGTCTCATAAATAACCTCAAAACACCACTGTTTAGGGCTTATCGCCTCCATGGGTAAGCCTTCACCACCAAAACGTGTTATAAATCTACTAAAACATCTGGGTCTCCCTGCCATTGCAAGGGAACATGCACACTTGTACTTTTTGACCAGTATAATG encodes:
- the LOC131644407 gene encoding RAN GTPase-activating protein 1, whose amino-acid sequence is MDSSVPSYQHRSLSIKLWPPSQSTRLMLVERMTRNLTTPSIFSRKYGLLSKEEAGEDAKEIEEAAFVTATQHFDEEPDGDGSSAVQIYAKESSRLMLEVLKRGPRVKDDGELGSEKGDASVETVFDISGGRRAFIEKDEASELLKPLLGPNSFTKICFSNRSFGLDAAHVAEPILISIKDQLKEVDLSDFIAGRPEAEAIEVMNIFSSALEGSVLRYLNLSNNAMGEKGVRAFRSLLKSQKDLEELYLMNDGISEEAAKAVAELIPSTEKLKILHFHNNMTGDEGAFAIADVVKRSLALEDFRCSSTRVGSEGGVAVAEALGVCTHLKKLDLRDNMFGVEAGLALSKVIPVFVGLSEIYLSYLNLEDDGAEALANALKESAPSLEILDMAGNDITAKAAVSVAACISSKQFLTKLNLSENELKDEGAVLIIKALEEGHGQLNEVDLSTNLITWSGAKVVAEAVVQKPGFKLLNINANFISEEGIDELKNIFKNSPDLLGPLDENDPEGEDIDEEAEEGSDEDELESKLKGLEI
- the LOC131644409 gene encoding chloroplast stem-loop binding protein of 41 kDa a, chloroplastic, whose translation is MAMLASSSPTLLFSATSTNLLPISHSSTTLRLSFSSSLQSSSLKISSSFLSHPSLTSKRFANHATFSISASAAEKKKVLIVNTNSGGHAVIGFYFAKELLGAGHSVTILTVGDESSDKMKKPPFNRFSEIVSAGGSTVWGSPADVGSAVGGEAFDVVLDNNGKDLDASRPVIDWAKSSGAKQFLFISSAGIYKPTDEPPHVEGDAVKADAGHVGVEKYIEETFDSWAVFRPQYMLGSGNNKDCEEWFFDRIVRDRPVPIPGSGLQLTNISHVRDLSSMLTLAVENPDAASHSIFNIVSDRAVTLNGIAKLCAQAAGRPVNIVHYDPKAIGIDAKKAFPFRNVHFYAEPRAAKSKLGWSSTTNLPEDLKERFEEYIKIGRDKKPIKFELDDKILEALKVPVSV